A region from the Catellatospora sp. TT07R-123 genome encodes:
- a CDS encoding GAF domain-containing protein has protein sequence MDDPSTEADVMDRAQVLLRANLEVARGVDLEQVLHHLVDAARDLVGAECAALMVAQEGQPARVIRSPRDEPPAADGATARWPLLSVPIVLGGHVLGQLDLFGHPEQAAFTEQDGRMAATLAATAAVAIDNAALFEQVRRRHAWQEAMIGVTTRALSGVHTPALLRELVYHTWRASGADGAGLSLLSRRGRHVRLVVAMGVLAPFEQLSAPLEESFAHRAILLGRAFQTDPREHPVITAHVGGAEVGCVLVAPVLGARRAFGALTVARRKSTEPFEPIDQEMVGAFAAQAGLALEYDGAPVGRPQPARHGASGVSRWD, from the coding sequence ATGGATGACCCGTCGACCGAAGCGGACGTGATGGATCGGGCTCAGGTGCTGCTGCGGGCGAACCTGGAGGTGGCCCGGGGCGTCGATCTGGAGCAGGTGCTGCACCACCTGGTGGACGCGGCGCGCGACCTGGTCGGCGCCGAGTGCGCCGCGCTGATGGTGGCCCAGGAAGGACAGCCGGCGCGCGTGATCCGGTCGCCGCGCGACGAGCCGCCCGCAGCTGACGGCGCCACGGCGCGCTGGCCGCTGCTGAGCGTGCCCATCGTGCTCGGCGGTCACGTGCTGGGCCAGCTGGACCTGTTCGGTCACCCCGAGCAGGCCGCGTTCACCGAGCAGGACGGGCGGATGGCCGCGACCCTGGCCGCCACCGCGGCGGTGGCGATCGACAACGCCGCCCTGTTCGAGCAGGTGCGCCGCCGCCATGCCTGGCAGGAGGCGATGATCGGGGTGACCACCCGGGCGCTGTCCGGGGTGCACACCCCCGCGCTGCTGCGCGAGCTGGTCTACCACACCTGGCGCGCCAGCGGAGCCGACGGCGCCGGGCTGTCGCTGCTCAGCCGCCGGGGGCGGCACGTGCGGCTGGTGGTGGCGATGGGCGTGCTGGCGCCGTTCGAGCAGTTGTCGGCGCCGCTGGAGGAGTCGTTCGCGCACCGGGCGATCCTGCTCGGCCGGGCGTTCCAGACCGACCCGCGCGAGCACCCGGTCATCACCGCGCACGTCGGCGGCGCCGAGGTGGGCTGCGTACTGGTCGCGCCGGTCCTGGGCGCGCGGCGCGCCTTCGGGGCGCTGACCGTGGCCCGCCGCAAGAGCACCGAGCCGTTCGAGCCGATCGACCAGGAGATGGTCGGCGCGTTCGCCGCGCAGGCCGGACTGGCTCTGGAGTACGACGGCGCCCCGGTCGGGCGGCCGCAGCCGGCGCGCCACGGGGCGAGCGGCGTCAGCCGGTGGGACTGA
- a CDS encoding dienelactone hydrolase family protein, translated as MNAPTSTDLTLPVTGHSLPGTLAVPEQAAGLVVFAHGSGSGRSSPRNRYVAGLLHHAGLATLLFDLLTEDEEADRGNVFDIELLAGRLSEVLTWRRTRPDVADLALGLFGASTGAAAALWAAADDDLGVHAVVSRGGRPDLAATRLPGVRAATLLIVGGLDTAVLALNADAAEQLGGEHALAVVPGATHLFEEPGTLHQAGELARDWLLRHLSPTG; from the coding sequence GTGAACGCGCCGACCAGCACCGACCTGACCCTGCCGGTGACCGGCCACAGCCTGCCCGGCACCCTGGCCGTCCCCGAGCAGGCAGCCGGCCTGGTCGTGTTCGCCCACGGCAGCGGAAGCGGCCGCAGCAGCCCCCGCAACCGCTACGTCGCCGGGCTGCTGCACCACGCGGGCCTGGCCACCCTCCTGTTCGACCTGCTCACCGAGGACGAGGAGGCCGACCGCGGCAACGTCTTCGACATTGAGCTGCTCGCGGGACGACTGTCCGAGGTGCTCACCTGGCGGCGTACCCGGCCCGACGTCGCCGACCTGGCACTGGGCCTGTTCGGCGCCAGCACCGGCGCGGCCGCCGCGCTGTGGGCCGCCGCCGACGACGATCTGGGCGTACACGCCGTCGTCAGCCGCGGCGGCCGCCCGGACCTGGCCGCCACCCGCCTGCCCGGCGTACGCGCGGCCACCCTGCTGATCGTCGGCGGCCTGGACACCGCCGTGCTCGCCCTCAACGCGGACGCCGCGGAACAGCTGGGCGGCGAGCACGCGCTCGCGGTGGTGCCCGGCGCCACCCACCTGTTCGAGGAGCCCGGCACCCTGCACCAGGCGGGCGAGCTGGCCCGCGACTGGCTGCTGCGGCACCTCAGTCCCACCGGCTGA
- a CDS encoding isoamylase, producing MRSFWRAALAAVLVAAGLTLTAPAAQAGIDTQALGGRYDASASNVTFRVYSSRATRIAVYVYAAATGAQEKASYVLTKGTGDVWAATVGTAALQAAGVTGTVYYGYRAWGPNWPYSASWTKGSTVGFAADVDAAGNRFNPNKLLLDPYAREVSHDTVLPDGVASDYSSGPAKRAVDTGTVAPKGIVLAADSTSIGTKPTRAFKDDIVYEVHLRGLTRSDTSITAAYRGTYKGAGLKAAALATLGVTAVEFLPVQETQNDANDTNPTSTSGDNYWGYMTENYFAPDRRYSSDKSAGGPTKEFKAMVKAYHDAGIKVYIDVVYNHTAEGGPITDKNTYNIFSWRGLDNPTYYSLTSDMQGSMDNTGLFHNYNTRNPVAQDLIVDSVAYWKNTLGVDGFRFDLAPVLGNTCQHGCFSYSRTDPNTALNRLTAEMPARPAGGGSGVDWIAEPWALGAGTYQVGNFPAGWAEWNGIYRDTLRRAQNKMGVDPVTPSDLATRFAGSSDLYGDDGRKPFHSIDFMVVHDGFTLKDLYSCNAKNNSQAWPYGPSDGGSDDNISWDQGGVAADQRKAARNGMALVLLSGGVPMFTGGDETLRSVNCNNNPYNLDSSANWLDWSLTTDESNFQTFTSRMTAFRKAHPALRPANFYAASDGNGNGLGQLEWFTPGGTAPDGAYWGDANNHALAWRIDGTEFGDSAAALYTAYNGWSGDVTFTLPAPPAGKSWYRVTDTSTWAEGSGQVATPGTEALLGGAGTAYVLHGRAVLLLIAK from the coding sequence ATGCGCAGCTTCTGGAGGGCGGCCCTGGCGGCCGTACTGGTCGCCGCCGGACTCACCCTCACCGCCCCCGCAGCCCAGGCCGGCATCGACACCCAGGCCCTGGGCGGCCGCTACGACGCCTCCGCGTCCAACGTCACCTTCCGCGTCTACTCCTCCCGCGCGACCCGCATCGCCGTTTACGTCTACGCCGCCGCCACGGGCGCGCAGGAGAAGGCGAGCTACGTGCTGACCAAGGGCACCGGCGACGTCTGGGCCGCCACCGTCGGCACCGCCGCGCTACAGGCCGCGGGCGTCACCGGCACCGTCTACTACGGCTACCGCGCCTGGGGTCCGAACTGGCCCTACAGCGCGAGCTGGACCAAGGGGTCGACGGTGGGGTTCGCGGCCGACGTGGACGCCGCCGGCAACCGGTTCAACCCCAACAAGCTGCTGCTGGACCCGTACGCCCGCGAGGTCAGCCACGACACCGTGCTGCCCGACGGCGTCGCCTCGGACTACTCCTCCGGCCCGGCCAAGCGCGCCGTCGACACGGGCACGGTCGCGCCCAAGGGCATCGTGCTGGCCGCCGACAGCACGAGCATCGGCACCAAGCCGACCCGCGCCTTCAAGGACGACATCGTGTACGAGGTGCACCTGCGCGGCCTGACCAGGTCCGACACCTCGATCACGGCCGCCTACCGGGGCACGTACAAGGGTGCCGGACTCAAGGCCGCGGCGCTGGCCACGCTCGGGGTGACCGCGGTGGAGTTCCTGCCGGTGCAGGAGACCCAGAACGACGCCAACGACACCAACCCGACCAGCACCAGCGGCGACAACTACTGGGGCTACATGACCGAGAACTACTTCGCCCCGGACCGCCGCTACTCCTCCGACAAGAGCGCGGGCGGCCCGACGAAGGAGTTCAAGGCCATGGTCAAGGCGTACCACGACGCCGGGATCAAGGTGTACATCGACGTCGTCTACAACCACACCGCCGAGGGCGGCCCGATCACCGACAAGAACACGTACAACATCTTCTCCTGGCGCGGCCTGGACAACCCGACCTACTACTCGCTGACCAGCGACATGCAGGGGTCCATGGACAACACCGGCCTGTTCCACAACTACAACACCCGCAACCCCGTCGCGCAGGACCTCATCGTCGACTCGGTCGCGTACTGGAAGAACACCCTCGGGGTGGACGGGTTCCGGTTCGACCTGGCCCCGGTGCTGGGCAACACCTGCCAGCACGGCTGCTTCAGCTACAGCCGCACCGACCCGAACACCGCGCTCAACCGGCTCACGGCGGAGATGCCCGCCCGGCCCGCGGGCGGCGGCTCCGGCGTGGACTGGATCGCCGAGCCGTGGGCGCTGGGCGCCGGGACGTACCAGGTCGGCAACTTCCCGGCCGGGTGGGCCGAGTGGAACGGCATCTACCGCGACACCCTCCGGCGCGCCCAGAACAAGATGGGCGTCGACCCGGTCACCCCGAGCGACCTGGCCACCCGGTTCGCCGGCTCGTCCGACCTGTACGGCGACGACGGCCGCAAGCCCTTCCACTCGATCGACTTCATGGTGGTCCACGACGGGTTCACCCTCAAGGACCTCTACTCCTGCAACGCCAAGAACAACAGCCAGGCCTGGCCGTACGGGCCGTCCGACGGCGGCAGCGACGACAACATCTCCTGGGACCAGGGCGGCGTCGCCGCCGACCAGCGCAAGGCCGCCCGCAACGGGATGGCGCTGGTGCTGCTGTCGGGCGGGGTGCCGATGTTCACCGGCGGCGACGAGACCCTGCGGTCGGTCAACTGCAACAACAACCCGTACAACCTCGACTCCAGCGCGAACTGGCTGGACTGGTCGCTGACCACCGACGAGTCGAACTTCCAGACGTTCACGTCCCGGATGACCGCCTTCCGCAAGGCGCATCCGGCGCTGCGCCCGGCGAACTTCTACGCCGCGTCCGACGGCAACGGCAACGGGCTGGGGCAGCTGGAGTGGTTCACCCCGGGCGGGACGGCGCCGGACGGGGCGTACTGGGGCGACGCCAACAACCACGCGCTGGCCTGGCGGATCGACGGCACCGAGTTCGGCGACTCGGCCGCGGCGCTCTACACCGCGTACAACGGCTGGTCCGGGGACGTGACCTTCACGCTGCCCGCACCCCCGGCGGGCAAGAGCTGGTACCGGGTCACCGACACCTCGACCTGGGCCGAGGGCTCGGGCCAGGTGGCGACGCCGGGCACCGAGGCGCTGCTCGGCGGGGCCGGGACGGCGTACGTCCTGCACGGCCGGGCGGTGCTGCTGCTGATCGCGAAGTGA
- a CDS encoding peptidyl-tRNA hydrolase, translating to MVTRSDLPVGTQACQATHAALDFALAHPDVVAGWHHSSNVLVLLAVPDEPSLHRLADRVATGGLRAVAFREPDLDGGLTAVALEPAAWRHVSHLPLALRTREEVK from the coding sequence GTGGTCACCCGGTCCGACCTTCCCGTCGGCACCCAGGCCTGCCAGGCGACCCATGCCGCGCTCGACTTCGCGCTGGCCCATCCTGACGTCGTCGCAGGTTGGCATCACTCCTCCAACGTGCTCGTGCTGCTCGCCGTGCCCGACGAACCGTCGCTGCACCGGCTGGCCGACCGTGTCGCCACCGGCGGCCTGCGCGCCGTCGCGTTCCGTGAACCCGATCTCGACGGCGGCCTGACCGCCGTCGCGCTGGAGCCGGCCGCCTGGCGGCACGTCTCCCACCTCCCACTCGCTCTGCGGACGCGAGAGGAGGTGAAATGA
- a CDS encoding response regulator transcription factor has product MAAVLVIEDDDRIRLALAMALEDEGYAVRAAATAEDGLARQRREPADTVLVDLMLPGLDGIECIRRLRRDDDVPIVVVSARQDTGDIVAALEAGADDYLVKPVATPELSARLRALRRRAGLPAPRVEQALVFGDLHLRPAAGEVTRRGLPLALTRTELRLLCELAANAGHVLSRQQLLERVWEYDFGDERLVDVHVARLRQKIEDDPGAPRRIVTVRGLGYKLSR; this is encoded by the coding sequence GTGGCAGCAGTGCTGGTGATCGAGGACGACGACCGCATCCGGCTGGCGCTGGCGATGGCGCTGGAGGACGAGGGCTACGCGGTACGCGCCGCGGCCACCGCCGAGGACGGCCTGGCCCGGCAGCGCCGCGAGCCCGCCGACACGGTGCTGGTCGACCTGATGCTGCCCGGCCTGGACGGCATCGAGTGCATCCGCAGGCTGCGCCGCGACGACGACGTGCCGATCGTGGTGGTCAGCGCCCGGCAGGACACCGGCGACATCGTCGCCGCGCTGGAGGCCGGGGCCGACGACTACCTGGTCAAACCGGTCGCCACCCCGGAGCTGTCGGCCCGGCTGCGGGCCCTGCGCCGCCGCGCCGGACTACCCGCCCCCCGGGTCGAGCAGGCGCTGGTCTTCGGCGACCTGCACCTGCGCCCCGCCGCGGGCGAGGTGACGCGGCGAGGGCTGCCGCTGGCGCTGACCCGCACCGAGCTGCGGCTGCTGTGCGAGCTGGCCGCCAACGCCGGGCACGTGCTCAGCCGCCAGCAGCTGCTGGAACGGGTGTGGGAGTACGACTTCGGCGACGAGCGCCTGGTCGACGTGCACGTCGCCCGCCTGCGCCAGAAGATCGAGGATGATCCGGGCGCCCCGCGCCGCATCGTCACGGTCCGGGGCCTGGGCTACAAGCTGTCCCGGTGA
- a CDS encoding HAMP domain-containing sensor histidine kinase codes for MTGGFAVGALLVSAAVGVGSYQLTRWFLLAQREDGAVRTAMVDVGIVQAAVDGDDPGVLQVLRSLDTGGNRRVLIRRDGRFYSRTVDAGLTASIPAGLVTLAEHGHGGVQLTRIGGRTALVVAVPAGPAITLYEIDFTQDLDRSLQVLALILTLVATATTGAGALLGWYAARRVLRPLATVADAAREIAAGDFTARLDPDTEPELARLTASFNQMVEQLAQRVERDRRFAADVSHELRSPLQTIAAAASVLHNRRSALDERTATAVGLLTDEVGRFQALVTDLLELARGDQPPDLAPVDMGALARQVCRARGLPADLVAVEPGAQTHWQVDRRRFTQVLANLLDNALAHGGGAVALRIVHQREARVLEVDDAGPGVCPADRDTIFGRFVRGRSAGARGGSDGTGLGLALVAQHVAAHGGRVSVHERPGGGARFRVELPGEQR; via the coding sequence GTGACCGGCGGGTTCGCCGTCGGCGCGCTGCTGGTGTCGGCGGCGGTGGGGGTCGGGTCGTACCAGCTCACGCGGTGGTTCCTGCTGGCGCAGCGGGAGGACGGCGCGGTGCGTACCGCGATGGTCGACGTCGGCATCGTGCAGGCGGCGGTCGACGGTGACGACCCCGGGGTGCTCCAGGTGCTGCGGTCGCTGGACACCGGCGGCAACCGGCGGGTGCTGATCCGCCGCGACGGCCGCTTCTATTCGCGCACCGTCGACGCCGGCCTGACCGCGAGCATCCCGGCGGGCCTGGTCACCCTGGCCGAGCACGGCCACGGCGGGGTGCAGCTCACCCGGATCGGCGGGCGGACGGCGCTGGTCGTGGCGGTGCCAGCGGGGCCCGCGATCACGCTGTACGAGATCGACTTCACCCAGGACCTGGACCGCTCGCTACAGGTCCTGGCCCTGATCCTCACCCTGGTCGCCACCGCCACCACCGGAGCGGGCGCCCTGCTCGGCTGGTACGCCGCGCGCCGGGTGCTGCGGCCGCTGGCCACCGTCGCCGACGCCGCGCGCGAGATCGCCGCCGGGGACTTCACCGCACGGCTCGACCCGGACACCGAGCCCGAGTTGGCGCGGCTGACCGCGTCGTTCAACCAGATGGTCGAGCAGCTGGCGCAGCGGGTCGAGCGCGACCGGCGGTTCGCCGCCGACGTCAGCCACGAGCTGCGCTCCCCGCTCCAGACCATCGCCGCGGCCGCCAGTGTGCTGCACAACCGCCGGTCGGCGCTGGACGAGCGCACCGCCACCGCGGTCGGGCTGCTCACCGACGAGGTCGGCCGCTTCCAGGCGCTGGTCACCGACCTGCTGGAACTCGCCCGCGGTGACCAGCCGCCGGACCTGGCGCCGGTCGACATGGGTGCGCTGGCCCGGCAGGTGTGCCGCGCGCGCGGGCTGCCCGCGGACCTGGTCGCCGTCGAGCCCGGTGCGCAGACGCACTGGCAGGTGGACCGGCGCCGGTTCACGCAGGTGCTGGCGAACCTGCTCGACAACGCGCTGGCCCACGGCGGCGGCGCGGTGGCGCTGCGGATCGTCCACCAGCGCGAGGCGCGGGTGCTGGAGGTCGACGACGCCGGACCGGGTGTGTGCCCGGCCGATCGGGACACGATCTTCGGCCGGTTCGTGCGCGGCCGGTCGGCCGGTGCCCGGGGCGGCAGCGACGGCACGGGGCTGGGCCTGGCCCTGGTCGCCCAGCACGTCGCCGCGCACGGCGGCCGCGTCAGCGTGCACGAGCGCCCCGGCGGCGGGGCGCGGTTCCGCGTCGAGCTACCCGGGGAGCAGCGATGA
- a CDS encoding GerMN domain-containing protein has protein sequence MIRLYAAACLCGLALTAAACGVPTEDTARPLAPPDGPQSVTEPVTRTSGPASEHLYLVNNGSLIRVERRLSAAPSVQQLVDDLMAGPTESEEDFGFTSALLGTHIIGKVDVTSTTAVVDLSSTREDTGRNDDVLAFAQVVCTLTARPGIRRVAFTREGHPVGVPRADGALTDTPLTCADYTSLLTW, from the coding sequence ATGATCCGCCTGTACGCCGCGGCCTGCCTGTGCGGGCTCGCGCTGACCGCCGCCGCCTGCGGGGTGCCCACCGAGGACACCGCGCGGCCGCTCGCGCCACCCGACGGCCCGCAGTCGGTGACCGAGCCCGTGACCCGCACCTCCGGCCCGGCCAGCGAACACCTCTACCTGGTCAACAACGGTTCGCTGATCCGGGTCGAACGCAGGCTGTCGGCGGCGCCGTCGGTGCAGCAGCTGGTCGACGACCTGATGGCCGGGCCGACCGAGTCCGAGGAGGACTTCGGGTTCACCAGCGCCCTGCTGGGCACGCACATCATCGGCAAGGTCGACGTCACGTCCACGACCGCGGTGGTGGATCTGTCCAGCACCCGGGAGGACACCGGCCGCAACGACGACGTGCTCGCGTTCGCGCAGGTGGTGTGCACGCTGACCGCGCGCCCGGGAATCCGGCGGGTGGCGTTCACGCGCGAAGGGCACCCGGTGGGGGTGCCCCGCGCCGACGGGGCGCTGACCGACACCCCGCTCACCTGCGCCGACTACACCAGCCTGCTGACCTGGTGA
- a CDS encoding diguanylate cyclase, producing the protein MTSDEEATPSRRVAVDRVELGTALAGVAWLVLYAVLLVVTRHSPDLSRFVGEVLYLTPIAAASVLSVWAARRTHRRVRTAWRLLAASNFLWLAGESIWAFYTYTTPGGAPVPSIADAVYLMSYAMALPAIVIGLGLVLVGRAQGLIDAVLVAAGAAAIGWQLVIGPLLPSDWNAATLVTFIYPVLSVSIVSILVAVLLSGSRNIPISMILVGAGYGISAVTDASYAYITVVRQYASSSWVNLGWQAEAVLLCLAAVVAARRRETDKPGAIDPDITLLPAVVAVLAVGGLAAADLILVGRLSEVTLAVSAILLLGLLVRQVVAARDRTRLNQQLRTAAVTDPLTGLHNRRFFQEMIVLEAERAVRRRSPLSLVLVDIDHFKAVNDTYGHSVGDLALTDVAQRLRRAVRASDLVCRYGGEEFVCLLPGTDAAGAAELAGRLRAAVSSAPVLLRSGDGVELTASVGVATADPGTQIDIDALVNAADAAVYRAKDLGRDQVVASAWQSQPAADGDLALPPALVWMSDRVERALGDGSPGPAVSRWARQTAERLGLDETAQRNAAAAARVRDIGRILDLGSAAQAPPDGDADGRGARCGARLLVKLADRPDLAQLVAARYEWFDGSGGPAGCGGADIPIESRIIAVCDAWARILAAGPAPDGPVAAESRRELLRCRGTRFDPAVVDAFVALVDEGVVGRPTASQGSPTTPPP; encoded by the coding sequence ATGACGTCCGACGAGGAGGCGACCCCGTCGAGGCGCGTCGCCGTCGACCGGGTGGAACTGGGCACCGCCCTGGCGGGCGTGGCCTGGCTCGTGCTGTACGCCGTCCTGCTGGTCGTGACCCGGCACTCGCCCGACCTGTCCCGCTTCGTCGGCGAGGTCCTCTACCTGACCCCGATCGCGGCAGCGTCGGTGCTCAGCGTCTGGGCGGCCCGCCGGACCCACCGCCGGGTCCGCACCGCATGGCGGCTGCTGGCCGCCTCCAACTTCCTGTGGCTGGCGGGCGAGTCGATCTGGGCCTTCTATACGTACACCACGCCGGGCGGCGCCCCGGTGCCGTCGATCGCGGACGCGGTCTACCTGATGTCGTACGCGATGGCGCTGCCCGCCATCGTCATCGGCCTCGGGCTCGTGCTGGTGGGCCGCGCCCAGGGGCTCATCGACGCGGTCCTGGTCGCGGCGGGCGCCGCCGCCATCGGCTGGCAGCTGGTGATCGGGCCGCTGCTGCCCAGCGACTGGAACGCCGCCACCCTGGTCACCTTCATCTATCCGGTGCTGTCGGTCAGCATCGTCAGCATCCTGGTGGCGGTGCTGCTCAGCGGCAGCCGCAACATCCCCATCTCGATGATCCTGGTGGGCGCCGGGTACGGCATCTCCGCCGTCACCGACGCCTCCTACGCCTACATCACCGTCGTGCGCCAGTACGCCAGCTCCAGCTGGGTGAACCTGGGCTGGCAGGCCGAGGCCGTGCTGCTGTGCCTGGCGGCCGTGGTGGCCGCGCGCCGCCGCGAGACCGACAAGCCCGGGGCCATCGACCCCGACATCACGCTGCTGCCCGCGGTGGTGGCGGTGCTCGCCGTCGGCGGGCTCGCCGCCGCCGACCTCATCCTCGTCGGCCGGCTCAGCGAGGTCACCCTCGCGGTGTCCGCGATCCTGCTGCTGGGGCTGCTGGTGCGCCAGGTCGTCGCAGCCCGCGACCGCACCCGGCTGAACCAGCAGCTGCGCACCGCCGCCGTCACCGACCCGCTCACCGGCCTGCACAACCGGCGCTTCTTCCAGGAGATGATCGTCCTGGAGGCCGAGCGCGCCGTCCGCCGCCGCAGCCCGCTCAGCCTCGTCCTGGTCGACATCGACCATTTCAAGGCGGTCAACGACACCTACGGCCACTCCGTCGGCGACCTGGCGCTGACCGACGTCGCGCAGCGGCTCCGCCGTGCCGTCCGGGCCAGCGACCTGGTCTGCCGCTACGGCGGGGAGGAGTTCGTGTGCCTGCTGCCCGGCACCGACGCCGCAGGCGCGGCCGAGCTGGCCGGGCGGCTGCGGGCGGCGGTCAGCAGCGCCCCGGTGCTCCTGCGCAGCGGCGACGGCGTGGAACTCACCGCCTCCGTCGGTGTGGCCACCGCCGACCCGGGCACGCAGATCGACATCGACGCGCTGGTCAACGCCGCCGACGCGGCCGTGTACCGGGCCAAGGACCTCGGCCGCGACCAGGTCGTGGCCTCCGCCTGGCAGTCCCAGCCCGCCGCCGACGGCGACCTGGCGCTGCCGCCCGCGCTGGTATGGATGTCCGACCGGGTCGAACGGGCTCTCGGCGACGGCAGCCCCGGCCCGGCCGTGTCCCGCTGGGCGCGCCAGACCGCCGAACGCCTCGGGCTCGACGAGACGGCCCAGCGCAACGCCGCCGCCGCCGCCCGCGTACGCGACATCGGCCGCATCCTCGACCTCGGGTCGGCCGCGCAGGCCCCGCCCGACGGCGACGCCGACGGCCGCGGCGCCCGGTGCGGCGCCCGGCTGCTCGTGAAGCTGGCCGACCGTCCCGACCTGGCGCAGCTCGTCGCCGCCCGGTACGAGTGGTTCGACGGCAGCGGCGGTCCGGCCGGCTGCGGCGGCGCCGACATCCCGATCGAGTCGCGGATCATCGCAGTCTGCGACGCCTGGGCGCGCATTCTGGCCGCGGGTCCGGCGCCGGACGGCCCTGTCGCGGCGGAGTCGCGGCGGGAGCTGCTGCGCTGTCGGGGCACCCGGTTCGATCCGGCGGTCGTCGACGCGTTCGTCGCGCTCGTGGACGAGGGAGTGGTCGGCCGCCCGACCGCATCCCAGGGCTCGCCGACGACTCCGCCGCCGTGA